The following coding sequences are from one Melopsittacus undulatus isolate bMelUnd1 chromosome 14, bMelUnd1.mat.Z, whole genome shotgun sequence window:
- the SMAP2 gene encoding stromal membrane-associated protein 2, which produces MTGKAVRDVERYQAVLAALLAQDENRFCADCQAKGPRWASWNIGVFICIRCAGIHRNLGVHISRVKSVNLDQWTQEQIQCIQEMGNGKANRLYEAYLPENFRRPQTDQAVESFIRDKYEKKKYMDRSIDINAFRKEKDDKWKRSNEPVSERKLEPIIFEKVKMPQKKEEAQQSRKSSPKSTEPVMDLLGLDAPVTSTVTNGRPSSLEKDLDLFASVGSNSDSRKVTGSMPTSGSAGSVPENLNLFPEPGSKGEEVGKKQLSKDSILSLYGSQTPQLPAQGAMFMAPAQMAYPAAAYTSFPGVAPSSSMMGGMMAPSVGMMAQPGAAGMVTPMAIPAGYVGNVQAAVIGVPNGMMAAQQAGYVAGMAAVPQPVYGVQPAQQLQWNIAQMTQQMAGMNFYGANGMMGYGQSMGGGGAQGSNQSLSTQMWK; this is translated from the exons ATGACGGGCAAGGCCGTGCGGGACGTGGAGCGGTACCAGGCGGTGCTGGCGGCGCTGCTGGCCCAGGACGAGAACCGCTTCTGTGCCGACTGCCAGGCCAAAG GGCCACGATGGGCATCCTGGAACATCGGTGTATTCATCTGTATTCGTTGTGCTGGGATCCACAGGAACCTAGGAGTTCATATATCCAGGGTCAAATCTGTCAATCTGGACCAGTGGACACAAGAACAGATACAG TGCATCCAAGAGATGGGAAATGGCAAAGCAAATCGTCTTTATGAAGCCTACCTGCCAGAGAACTTCAGGAGACCTCAAACAGATCA AGCTGTGGAGAGCTTCATTCGGGATAAATatgagaagaagaaatacatggaCCGAAGTATTGACATCAATGCTTTTAGG aaagaaaaggatgacAAATGGAAAAGGAGTAATGAGCCAgtatcagaaagaaaactggaacCTATCATCTTTGAGAAGGTGAAAATG cctcaaaagaaagaagaagcacAACAGTCTAGAAAAAGTTCCCCTAAATCAACTGAGCCAGTAATGGACTTGCTAGGACTTG ATGCTCCTGTGACAAGCACAGTGACAAACGGCAGGCCGAGCAGCTTAGAGAAGGATCTTGATCTGTTTGCATCGGTGGGATCAAACTCTGACTCCAGGAAG GTCACTGGCTCTATGCCAACCTCTGGAAGTGCTGGTTCTGTCCCTGAAAACCTGAATCTATTCCCTGAGCCAGGAAGCAAAGGGGAGGAAGTGGGGAAGAAGCAGCTCTCTAAAGACTCCATCCTCTCCTTGTACGGCTCTCAAACACCTCAGCTGCCTGCACAAG GAGCAATGTTCATGGCCCCAGCTCAGATGGCATATCCTGCAGCAGCATACACTAGCTTCCCAGGAGTAGCCCCCTCCAGCAGCATGATGGGAGGCATGATGGCACCATCGGTGGGAATGATGgcccagcctggagctgctgggatggTGACTCCCATGGCCATTCCAGCTGGATATGTGGGTAATGTGCAGGCAGCTGTCATTGGTGTTCCCAATGGGATGATGGCTGCACAGCAGGCTGGCTACGTAGCTGGCATGGCAGCAGTTCCCCAGCCTGTCTATGGtgtgcagccagcacagcagcttcagTGGAACATTGCTCAG ATGACCCAGCAGATGGCTGGGATGAACTTCTATGGAGCTAATGGCATGATGGGATATGGACAGTCAATGGGTGGAGGAGGTGCCCAGGGAAGCAATCAGTCCCTCAGCACTCAGATGTGGAAATGA
- the COL9A2 gene encoding collagen alpha-2(IX) chain, with translation MAGGAPGLQLWLLLQAACLCLAQIRGPPGEPGPRGPPGPPGVPGADGVDGDKGPAGAPGSPGVKGEPGAPGPDGPAGKPGIDGLTGAKGEPGPIGRPGVKGQPGLPGPPGLPGPSLPGPPGLPGQVGLPGEIGALGPKGDPGPDGPRGPPGPPGKPGPPAHIQGVEGSADFLCPTGCPPGPKGPQGLQGLKGHRGRPGALGEPGRQGGQGPKGDVGVSGEQGIPGPPGPQGLRGYPGMAGPKGEAGPAGYKGMVGTIGAAGRPGREGPKGPPGDPGEKGELGGRGIRGPQGDIGPKGENGLPGIDGKDGTPGIPGVKGSVGQAGQPGIPGHRGQAGLPGQPGSKGGPGDKGEVGARGQPGVTGAPGQIGEPGPRGEQGPQGVPGVKGDRGERGPVGPAGEQGKAGPKGEQGPPGIPGPQGLPGVKGDKGSLGKIGPKGSTGDPGVHGLAGLKGEKGESGEPGPKGQQGIRGELGFPGPTGDAGAPGAQGYPGPPGPRGLVGERGVPGMPGQRGVAGRDAGDQHIIDVVLKMLQEQLAEVAVSAKRAALGGVGAVGPPGPPGPPGPPGEQGPHGPMGPRGVPGILGAAGQIGNIGPKGKRGEKGERGEAGRGHPGMPGPPGIPGPPGTPGHAVDGRPGERGAPGSPGPAGRPGLPGPTGLPGFCEPAACLGASAYAGARMAEPGAVKGPGY, from the exons ATGGCCGGCGGTGCCCCCGGGCTCCAGCTCTGGCTCCTGCTCCAAGCCGCTTGTCTCTGCCTGGCTCAGATC CGAGGGCCTCCAGGAGAGCCCGGCCCGCGAGGACCCCCCGGTCCCCCAGGAGTGCCGGGAGCCGATGGCGTTGAT GGTGACAAAGGCCCTGCCGGAGCCCCAGGGTCCCCG GGTGTCAAGGGGGAGCCTGGAGCCCCTGGTCCGGATGGGCCCGCAGGGAAGCCGGGCATTGAT GGCCTGACGGGAGCCAAAGGGGAGCCAGGACCCATCGGCAGGCCTGGAGTTAAA GGCCAGCCTGGACTTCCAGGGCCACCTGGGCTCCCT gGTCCTTCCCTGCCAGGACCACCC GGccttccaggccaggttgggcTGCCCGGAGAGATCGGAGCACTGGGACCCAAG GGTGACCCTGGACCCGATGGCCCTCGGGGCCCCCCAGGCCCTCCAGGGAAACCA ggcCCCCCGGCACACATCCAAGGAGTGGAAGGCAGCGCTGACTTCTTG TGCCCGACTGGCTGCCCACCAGGTCCTAAAGGGCCCCAGGGACTGCAGGGACTGAAG GGACACAGAGGCCGCCCTGGTGCCCTTGGGGAGCCCGGCAGGCAGGGCGGGCAG GGCCCCAAGGGTGATGTTGGTGTCTCTGGAGAACAAGGCATCCCAGGCCCCCCG GGACCACAGGGCTTGAGGGGTTACCCTGGCATGGCAGGACCCAAGGGCGAGGCG GGTCCTGCTGGATACAAGGGGATGGTTGGGACCATCGGAGCGGCCGGGCGGCCA GGTCGGGAAGGGCCCAAGGGACCACCCGGGGACCCTGGTGAGAAGGGAGAGCTG GGTGGCAGAGGCATCAGGGGCCCCCAGGGGGACATCGGCCCCAAGGGGGAGAAT GGTCTCCCTGGCATCGATGGCAAAGATGGGACCCCGGGTATCCCAGGAGTGAAG GGCAGCGTGGGACAGGCTGGACAACCAGGAATACCGGGACACCGGGGACAAGCT GGCTTGCCGGGCCAGCCGGGAAGCAAAGGGGGCCCAGGAGACAAG GGTGAAGTGGGTGCTCGGGGCCAGCCTGGTGTCACTGGTGCCCCGGGGCAGATC GGTGAGCCTGGACCTCGTGGCGAGCAAGGACCTCAGGGTGTCCCCGGGGTGAAG GGTGACCGTGGCGAGCGTGGCCCTGTGGGtcctgctggggagcaggggaaaGCG GGGCCAAAGGGTGAGCAGGGCCCACCGGGGATCCCAGGGCCCCAGGGCTTGCCAGGAGTCAAAGGAGACAAA GGCTCCCTAGGCAAAATCGGCCCCAAAGGCAGCACT GGAGATCCCGGTGTTCATGGACTTGCAGGGCTGAAGGGAGAGAAG GGTGAATCAGGAGAGCCAGGACCAAAGGGACAG CAAGGCATCCGGGGCGAGCTCGGCTTCCCTGGCCCTACAGGGGACGCAGGTGCCCCCGGTGCCCAGGGCTACCCGGGACCCCCCGGCCCACGAGGACTCGTTGGGGAGCGTGGTGTGCCCGGGATGCCCGGCCAGCGTGGAGTGGCG GGCCGGGATGCTGGGGACCAGCACATCATTGACGTGGTCCTGAAGATGCTGCAAG AGCAGCTGGCAGAGGTGGCTGTCAGTGCCAAGAGAGCTGCTCTGGGAGgagtgggtgctgtgggaccCCCCGGACCTCCTGGTCCTCCAGGGCCACCTGGTGAGCAGGGTCCACACGGACCCATGGGACCTCGAGGTGTCCCTGGCatcctgggtgctgctgggcagaTCGGCAACATAGGCCCCAAAG gGAAGCGAGGCGAGAAGGGGGAGCGAGGAGAAGCTGGCCGCGGCCACCCAGGCATGCCGGGCCCCCCGGGCATCCCAG GTCCCCCGGGCACCCCGGGCCATGCCGTGGATGGGAGGCCGGGCGAAAGGGGCGCTCCGGGGTCCCCGGGCCCCGCGGGCCGGCCGGGGCTGCCCGGCCCCACCGGCCTGCCCGGCTTCTGCGAGCCGGCCGCGTGCCTCGGGGCCTCGGCCTACGCGGGGGCGCGCATGGCGGAGCCGGGAGCCGTCAAGGGCCCCGGGTACTGA